In Sesamum indicum cultivar Zhongzhi No. 13 linkage group LG1, S_indicum_v1.0, whole genome shotgun sequence, the sequence AAGTACCTTGGTGCACCAGCCAGCCCACATGTCATCGTATCGTCCGATTGGCTGACCATCACCCATGAGTCCAAAGTACATGGCCGGTCCGATCAGGTCACGGTTGAATGCCAAATTCATACCGCACATCGGGAAGATGGTGCCCTTGGGAATTGTCAAAACGGCATCCACATACCTGGAAACAGCAAAAATAGGTTAGAAAATGCAGTACGTTTAAGAAACAATGGTTTTCGTAATTCAGGAAGCGCATGCCTCGTGTTCCTCTCACGGGGCTTAACAAGCTGGGTAGGTGCATCATAATCAGGGATATTGAGCCAAAGACCATGAGAAACAGCAGTTGGAACACCCTCCCGGAGACTGAAAGGATATCCGCGAACAAAATCTGCACCGTCTCTATATGGATCATAGAGAGTGTTGAAGAAATGTGGAGTCGATGGACTCAAGAGATTCTTTATGTGCTGCTCGAGAGCATTGATATCTTCGCCGGATGGGTTTTTGGCGACCTGCTCATTGAGAAGGAATAAGTAAcatcaatatatcaaaatacgGGACAACATTAGTAATCAAGTAAGTAACTCACTTAACATTTCAAGCCAGCCACAAGTTCTAGTATTGGTGTTACTTAAGCCAGAATCGTAAATCGTAAGCCTTGCAAGAATCTACTTGTGGAAGAAGACTAGTTCTTTTTTCACTGCTTGGTAGACATTACCATGTAGATCTACACTTCTCAAGTATGGATCCGTAATTCCTTATTGAGCAAAAGATGGTACTAAATTAGTACATCTACAACCATTCTATTACTTGGTACCAGACGAAATCGTCAGACCATACAcagaaattcaaacaaaaagaacacTATCGTAATCCAGAAAATAGAACATCAGAGAACATATGCACAAGAATGAGAATAGAAAGAATAAcataaatagttaaaaatgaaagcacaactgattttcaacttttaaacTTAAGAACAATGTCTGAATTAGCAGCAGTAGTCAAACATGAACTGTTAacatcaaaaatcaaaatcaaatcaccaaaagtttcaaaattaacttCCGATAGGGAGACTTCAAATCAAAATCCCCCATACTAATTTCCCAATTCAAACCCCAACTTAAACCCTGAACCCTCCAAGATCCAATTTTTCCAGACCCCAAAATTCCAAATCAATACAAAGATCCAATCTTTCTCTTCATCTGCAGCTACCCACAAACAAGAACATGTAAAGATCCAATCTTTaacataaacataataaaaacaaacttaaaagaattttttcccaaaaagaaaaagcatgCAAGGAACTGAAAAGGGTGCAAAGAAAAAGATTCAAATACTCACAAAGCAATCATCATCAATGGTGTAGATATACTTCTTCTTGGAGACCATGTACCCGAAGCATCTGCAAGCAGAATCCTTGAAAGAGATACAGGAAGCCTTGGGGCCAAGAATTCTGTTGATATCGTTGCGGTTATAGAGTTCATAGTCAAATCCTTCAGGCACTTTGATTGTTTTTGAAGGGTCCCCATCTTGAACAATGATTAGATGGTACGACTCAAAGAATGGCCTCCACATCTCCAAGAAATCAAGGTTTCTAATTGTGGGTATCACTATATCCAACTCATCTTTCAGCAGAGGAGCTGCTTTCTGTCCTGCCATTGTTTCTCTCACTCActctgtgtgtgtttgtgtgtgtgagggagaaagggaagaaaatgagagagagagaggacgGTGTTCTTGTCGTCGTAGATTAGATGTCCTGTTTATATAGGGAAGAGTTGAGATTTTTGCTCATACTTGAATGAGTTTATGTGtagttaatatattaattaattatctttttcaagAATAAGTCATGTTAATCTTTTCAAAGACTAGTGAAAGATTTTTATGGAAGACAACTAGcaattgttttatattattacaacCTTTGAGTATTTAGAAACAACAGACTCATTCTCATTtgcttaataaaataaaaagttactAAATTAGGGCACTTGGTTAGGAATCCAATACATGAGTTGCAGGGTTTCATCTTCCacacaattttcaaaatttcaaaactaaatCAAGATTTTTCAGTTTTCTATTACAGTAATATTACAACTGTCATGGGCTGTACTGAagtgaaatttttgaatactGGAGATGACATTTGTAATGTCTTTATCtaaatggaacaaaaaataaacttttgatGATCAATATTGTCTGGTGCTCCAAGCACTACATTACAAAGAAATTAGCAGTAATTAGTTGCTCTGCTCCTTAGTTATAGCAACAGTAGTAAAACAATTATTTGATGAGTAGGTACGTAGCTACAGAAGATAATAATCATTAATCATTTGTTAATAATTGATTAGGTAGCAGGACTAAtgggaattttattttaattacggACAGGGTCGTGCGTCAACATGTTTGAAATCGTGTTTGTAATTTAGCATTATTTGAGGAAGGTTTTGCTACTACTCTCTTCAGCACTTGCAcctaattttcttacattCATTGCtagaattaattaagttttagTCTGAAAGTTAACAAAGTAACAGATGTTTGTGTCTCGTTTTCTTGGACATTTAAAAGGCATCATGATAATGCACCACCCATTGCCATTAATTCATtcaccaaaatataaaagtagttTAAAACCAGGGTTTAATTTGTACATAATGAGTAGATTGATGAGGCTGATGATGACAGACAGCTTTGTCAACTCAAAGGTTGAGTGTCTAATTAATTCATGTCCCTAACATgtccaataatatatatatatatatatatgtttatgttATTTCATAGAGAACATGGATTGACACCTAATTTTGCAGTCTGATTCTTCTGCACGTCCTGTCCCACGTTCTACTACTGCTTTTTCACAGGTCATGCTCAtgcacctatatatatatatatatatgtttccgATTTATTCTCCAAcccctaaaccctaaaacatgcatcccatatatatatatatgtatatgatttCAGCTTGTCACATCCATGTGATGATGAGGCTGTCGACCCCCCTCAAATTGGCTAGTCCCTCCTTTGGTATGATCACGGATCACTCACCTTTGTTTTGAACTTGGTgcaaaaagattatatatggGCCAAGTCTAAACAGATATCAATTACTATCTTTCAGCAATACAATATGGTGTTACATGGAATTGTGAGTATACCTTCACCCGAACAGTACGAGCCATTGTCCGGATCataagagatatatatattgaatgagATGCAAACGAATCAAgtaacttatatttaatattatacgtaCATTTATACcgtgaattaaatatatattaatttacatcGTTTCATTTATTACAGTTCATTTGACAGCCGTATGACATGGACTCAAATATCATTATAGCTTACACAACTGATTTGAACCCCCAGATGTGGAGATCATCATGTTCCTTAGTATTCTATGCAATAGACGAAATGCATCGTTCCGAACGGGTCCTTTGCCGATTTGGGATGAGACAGAATATTCCAGAAGCAACGGATACTCAGGACATGATCCTACATCAGATCTCCCGAAAAAATCATACGGGCACAGATTGGAACTTGCAGCACATACAATACATCACTAGATGACAAAAACGATATTACACGATTGTACAAAGGCTCCCCATTTCTAATAGCAGAGAAACAGAACAAGAATATTGGAAATGGTACTACAATATAACACGAAATTTTTTGTCATCATTTACTGACAGACGTGTGGAAAGCGGTTACCGACTTGGAGATGCACCTAAATTGCAAGTTGTggtatgttatataatatagaatactttattaaaaatattttttttataacacaaTATTCATTGTTTTTCTACAGTATTCAGGCAGAAGAGGTCAATACCCTTCAAACTCGTATTAATCTAGACCACTAAGTATTGAAGGGTATAATCAATTAGTGGACAGATTTGAACACAGATCACATATTATCAAGAAAGCCATAATCCATCAGCTACAACAAATTGTTTCGCCATCCGATGATGCTCCCACCATATCCCACAGGCAAAGAAGAAGTTCTAGCCGAATGGTTATTGGTTCAGTTGAACGTCATGATGTTGGGGTGGATATAATTGGTCCTTTTACAGTGTATAcacctcaagattattacgtGTCATAACCTCCTCAACATTACTACATGCCTCAACTGTCGCAAGATGATTGGTTTCAATCGGCTTCATATATGCCAAGCCAAATAGAAGATTATTTTTCACAAGTAAATCTTGACCTTGGCATTGATATTAATCAACCATATGCAACATGATACAATATTTtaccaattttatttccatcatTTAGTGCATATCGTGATAATGTGAAGTCTAGTTCTGCGACAACATCAAGTCAGTTGGACATTAATCCCAGTGATGATGATTAAGGCACAAATTGAGCCAATGCAAAATATAAGCGAGGAAATAAGAAGACATCGGCATCAACGCCATAGACGCAATTGTGGAACGGGTGGACACTTTTTATATTTGCGTTTTTATTGTAtagttcattgtaatttttttagaattatatagaaaaaaatatatacttttacatttgtatagttcattgtatttttaaaattaatataattttaacattataatttttgaattttaatatgttgttaaaaattaattgaatataattaatttataaaaaaatataatgaaataaataaaattataaaagttcaTGTCGTGGAAGTAGCGGATCGGGTCCACGACTATGCGGATGATGATTGTACTATATTATGTTTctcttttaagaaaaagtattCATCTATATAATAACGTCAGATGAACCATCAACTTATTATAAAACtccttaattataaatgattagTGTTATATTTTCTCATGGAGTAACTGCGCGTTTCTTCtaagttttgattttgttaCATGTAAATCCTTTATAATTGAAAacgttatatttaatattctaagattttttttatctagcaaataaattatttcagtagtaaaaattatcaattttgatgatattgataaaaaaattgaataaaaattcatatttactaaCTTAGtgtgtaggtcaaataaattttttttaatcaaattatcattataatgataaaatttaccTTCTTACATTTATTAGTATGTGAAGATGTCTAAATGTATTTtggtcaaaataattttgcttaacctgcaataaataaataataaatcaattgagggtaaatataaattttcattcaatttttattataatactaataattttagtgGATTTTGATTAGTAGAGGAATCTAtttgttacaaaaatataaaatcagaaaatactaaatataatttttcaaactatatgaatttatgtgtaattatatctaaccTCATTAGTTAAATAAGATGTTCCGTTTCGggaaattcttattcaaactGGGTTTGGCCGAAcctgaaccaattatatggcAAGTGCAATATATTTACCGTGTGATTGATACACAGTTCAGGAAAAATGATTAATCACGAAGTATACTCTTACTTTCTAATTGGTTTGATTCGACTGAATCTGGTTCGGTAAGAATTTTCCGTTATTTGTggtattttccaaaatttaggGGGTACATCtgagattaattaatagaaaaccTATACAAACAGCGCGCAGCGGTCGCCGGCGACAGATTACCCACACAACGCACACTAATTTTCTCCGGAAAGAAAAGCTATGAATGAGGGAGTGCAGAAGAACACCCTGTACGTGGGGGGTCTGGCGGAGGAAGTAAACGAGCACATTCTGCACGCCGCCTTCATACCCTTCGGGGACATCAAGGATGTGAAGACCCCATTGGACCACGCCACACAGAAGCACCGCTCCTTCGGCTTCGTCACTTTTCTCGAAAGAGAGGACGCCGCCGCCGCCATGGACAACATGGACGGCGCCGAGCTGTACGGCCGCGTGCTTACCGTCAATTACGCACTACCTGAGCGCATCAAGGGTGGCGAACATGGCTGGGCGGCGCAACCTAGTAagcttatatataattttttttcttcctacTCTTTGTTTCATTGCCAATTGGGCCGTATCTATTAAGgattaaagaaaagattatTGTTTTGCGGAGAGTGAGTGGACAGTTGGGCACACCAAGTGTTTGATGTTTTGTCTCTGCGAAGAAGTCGTATAGCAGTGAGCTCATATGAATACTGTTGTAATCGCTAATATGGTTGccaactttttcttgattggTTGATAGGAAAAATGCATTGCTAATCTTGTTGAAAAATTGCAGTTTGGGCGGATGCTGACACCTGGTTCGAGAGACAGCAGCAGGAACAGGAAATGCAACGACTGCAAGCAGAGCAGCGAGCAGCAATGCAGGCTGCTGAAGAATTGCACAGGAAGAAAATGGCTGAGGATCGACAAGGTGAAACAGAAGAAGCTGATACGAATGAAGATCCGATGGCAAAGGCCGAAGCAGAGGTTTTGAAGCAGAACGCCGGGGCCTAGTTTGGAGCTAGCAAGCCTGCCCAGGATGATCCAccattacaagtttgtgtatCAGACAGATCAATGTGTTTGGAAACTCTTGAAATTGGTGTTGGAAATTGTTAGGTTGTGTGAGGATTTTTAAACATTTCACATTGGACACACGAAATTAGCTGCTGTGCTTTGCCTCAACGTGATGAATGGTTTATTCATAGGTCCGAGAATTATCGAAAATGAATGGAATCACATTTGGTATTGGTTTTAAATATTGGGATCGTTAGAAGAATAGCTCTTTGTTATGAtcaattatcatgattaaaaatataaattttgatgattactaattaattaccaaGGTTTCGCAATATATAATCTCCGTTGTTTCTACAAGCAAGACCAAAACATTAGGTACATCTAAAATGCAGTAGCAAAGGGAACCGGAGCAGCTTGCACGCATTGTACAAAGAGCTTGAGCTACACGAAGAACAACGCATAATCTGCAAAGGAAAGAAAGGTAATACTGACATTAATTCATTGTTTCTAGACCTGGAAAAGGGATGTGTTAGAAATAAGTTATGGCGAAGAGTTTCTTTTCGCACTGACAGAAGTTATTTATATAGCAATACTTTGAGAAGTTTAGCTGAATTAAACTTGGAAGACTTTCACAGGTTCAATGGAATTAGTAGAGTATCCGAACCACAAAGAGGGCAAGCCCATAAACTCggggaaaagggaaaaagggAATGTTGGAAGTGGAGATGGGCTTTGAGCTGGCTACTTATGAAAACGAGCATTCATTCACAGGAGCTATCAACTTAATTTTCAGTCTAGTGAGTGCACGGCCCAATATCCCCaacacaataataaatttggcttttgttttgaattaaattttatatattttttcgcTACTCATTCAttccacaattatattttcaagtatatatattttgaacgagttcgagaaagaattttttacctaattaaataataacaagtgtcaaataagatattaattatcaattttatttttttatttatattttgaaatttactaaattaattcaaagtgTTAATAATCAATCTTAGTTGATGTTTTAATATGTATGTTGTCAACGTCGTCAATCAACGGCCGACAAGTGTCAAAATAAACTATTTCAGTCAATCAAATTATGctttatagtaaaaaatacgAGTCAATCAGATAGGTCCATGTGGAGTAACTGTTTGTGCGTACgtttcaatcaaattaaaacaaatattttttatatttatctctttagagaatacaaatattaaatgataatgtCAAATTAACTAAACATGTCCCtctaaatattaatgtatttattttttaaattaaaatataaataaataatattaaacatgTTCAAGTACATATGACGTCTATATAAATAGGTCATTAAAGCTCATTCGACACACATACATAGAAAACGAAGGATGGAGCACGAAAAGAAGGCCAAAATATTTCTCTCATgaagtttcttgaatttaaaaatattcaaaggCATTCAAAGCAGAGATTGAATTGTTCTTCGAAATTgcacaataaattataatatttaatttaaaattacaggcGCTAAGACTTCAAATTCACATTATACATAtccaagtaaatttttaagaaGACCCAAATAGCAAATTCACTTTCACATTTTCAAATTCCAAGTCAGGACTGTAGCGTTTAATTCGAAATTACGTATCGAATTAATgttacaaaaattcaaattgaaataCAAATGAGATATAGGTGAAGTTTTACCTTTGATGTTTTCAAGTCTATAGAttagtaatttgaaaaaagggATCAAGGGATATAAGAGATTTTGtactcattttaatttatttgaatccatatattttatttgtaataatcttttgtctttttaatttacaaatacGATAAAATTCGTGTTCAGATCCACAACCTCCTTTTTTTCTCCTAAAACTTGAGAAtgttcatttttcaattttttttatttatttaaatcaatttagcCCTTTGtgatattagaaataaataaattatcccctgtgaaaagaaaattaaattatctccatgtattttttttaaatagagaaaattacCCCTCACGTGATTTGTGTAATATAtgcacttttttattttgattataaatctatatttataatcttatttaaGGATCATTGGttcttatttgaatttaaggtccaaatttaaatagtaGATCAATGGTctaaattttacttaattaaaatcaatggtataaatgtaaaattgtatatttatctaatatatacttatgtaaattctaataaataatatatttatacatgtacacaattatatatagtgagagagagaaaaagagaaagaaggagGACCACAACGATGGAGGTTGGAGGAGGAGGGGAGGCAAGGCGAGGTGAAGGGGTGGGCAACAACTGGGATAAGGAAGGGTGGGGCGGTGGTGGGGAATAGGGTGACGACTCGGGAAATAGTGTAATGTTGatcaacaatcaattttgaacggattttatatataagatgtTTACAAGTtgacaacaaaattttatgaagCATATGATTACAAAATACCATCAGTTTCAATAGTCCGTCTTGATTGTTACAGAATATTAGAATGGACATGAACTCAATACCCATATTGTCAAAATCGCGAATTGTGTCATGCGGAAAGTGGACACAATCTGGCATCCCTTGCAGTTACGTTCGAAAAACTATGTGTTGCATGCatgattattatttcatcaatGGTGAAGGActattatgatttaatggTTTAcagaaatacatattttaagtCATTGAACCTGtgcattttgaaaattattgggATGTTCCGGAAATTGAGTTGGTCGACGCCACTATTATTCGTATCTCTACACGTCTTGGTCGAAACTGAACATCACGTATTCAGAATGAGATGGATTGGCCGCAAATGTATGAAAGGCAAAAAATccaataaagaaatttttctaCAGAATCAAATGTTCCGGGGGGGGTTTCTCAACAATAATTGactttttaaactattttttaagaattgtttaaaaaaaatatacactattatatttgtatagcacgttgtattttttaaatatgtatataatttttttaattttattatgtcattaaaaattaattgattataattaatttataaaaaataaaactaaacgaaaacaaaaataaaaataggtgTTGTGGATGACATCCACGACACCCCattttctcaatatatatatatatatatatatatatattagtgatCACGAGtcgatataattttaatatatattttatattatttttataaatttctttatttaataataaaaaaattattaacccGTAGTGGGATAGGCAAATGGGAAGGTTGCTTTGCCCCAACCTGTTTGTTTTAAGTTAAACAACAATAGCAAGGGAATGATGAATTTGTTGTGATTTCTCCATCTACTTTTTAATCCAACactttcaattatatttatttatataacaaataatcatatatatacttttattaattattgttttttaataatttcttattcactctcatttaaaatcatttttttgttaattatttattatattaattaaataaatataataaaaaaattaaattatgcacaAGCAGTGGTGTTTCAGCTACAAGTATATACATTGCTGAGATGCATGTAtaaatcaagattttaaaatccaacttaataattctttttatattttatacaaagaGTTCCCTCCAAGAATCatgaaataaaacaatcaaGTGCTGATATGATTTCTAATGATTATATATCCAAAAAGTTTAGAATCtgtcaatatttaataaaattatgattcaaaattaaaattgaacaaCTTTTAggtcttttaatttataattatttgaatttttttaaaaaaaattttaaatttatcgaTACGAATGTAACCAAATGAAACACCATCTTTTATAAATCCCCAACTAATTTATTCACATATAAATGCTTCACGagtctaattaattaatcaattaattacacttatgattttattgattgCCACTTTAAagagaaattcaaaatcaatctCTATCatcttttatgtaaaatatcaaagaaaataaaagaaaatgtttggACTCTTTAAGAGAAAGTTAGCCATGTTTATGAAATATCTTTAATCacttatcatatttttgttcaaaataaattaaaataagttctgtgatttacaaattatacttttaaaccATTTAAATGAAGTAAGTTTAAgcaaaaagttatataattttttctgcatcagtttttaaaaaaaatgctatttttgtcttataacCTAAGGGACATCGCTTTTGATActacacaaattaatttttagaatttagttctgtaattttaaaattttagtaattttaatcttttttttttttgtgaatttagccaaaaaattatatatgatatgactCACTTGAATTATAATGTAGTCATGTAACTTAGAGAGGCTGGCATTTAAAGTTTTACATGAACTGATTtgaaagactaaaattgctatttGTTTAGGTCATGtacaaattacattaaatttttttgatcaaatcagcccaaaaaatgactaaaattatcgGACTAagttacaataattaattcttgcagaataagaaaaaatcctcttaaattacataattaaattcctacatttttttatcgttttctaaaattgtaaatatgtTGAATTCATCATCAAATACTAACAATTtgaaccctttttttttaattttttttactttcacttttttttttaaatattcacaattttcatttcagctaaattttcaactgtttttacaattttttctcactgttaaaataatttttttaaaaaaatacatacccgtaaaaaacacaagagaagaaaatatagaagCAACCGAATTAAAACCACAATTAcacccattttttttttttttaaaaaaaagaaagaaactatGAAAGTCAGTTCTATCAATCAAAGATGTACATGCTAGAAAATCAACCAGAATCACTCAATCCAAAAcgccaaaaataaataataaaaatagaaatatatctaaatttaattacattttcaaggataaaaaaaaaagagagcatatttgataaatatttgtatatggagggttaaaaagtgaaatttagATCACTATGGAAGGTAATTCAGCGATTGATCATTGTCAGTCCACTGGTGTTGACTCCAGTATGCTGGATCTATGGCAGCCGTTAGATCAAACAGCCCTTCATCTTCTCCACCTCCTCCACCGCCGCAGCTCCCCCAGTCCAGCGTCGCCGCTGCGTTGTTCAGCCCTCCTGTCATTTCCTGCATCTTCAGCTCTTCCACAGCCGCTGTCCCCAACAGCCCAGGTCCTGGGTTTTCTGATACCGGCTTTGGGTTCTCCTCCTGCGCCTGCGAGTAGGAAGTCGTCGGAATGTCGCCCATCCCGAACCCCATCATCTCCGACGACGACGTCATCAGGGTCGTGAAGCTCCCGATCTCCGTCGTAAAGATCTGGCCGTCCCTTGGCTGATTTACGATCGGCTGGTGATCGAAGTTAGGGCTTGCGTTGAAGAATCTCGCATCCGGGAAACTGTAAGCCACGGCGGAGTTCGAAGTCGTGTTACTCGGTGCGGAGCCTTCTTCTGCCATGGCGGAGGTAGGAGTTGCGGCCGTGGTGGCGGCGGTGAGGCTGGAGCTCTCGCTGCTCGAACTTTGCGCATTCGAGCTACGTTCTCTCTGCGCTTCGCCGGACGGAGCGACGCTGCTTTTCTGTTTCGAACGCTTCGTCTTCCGGCAACCTCCCCCGACGGGAACGTTGCGGAGGACGCCACCTTTGGTCCAATAACGGCGGCAGCTCTTGCAGAAGTGGCGCGGCTGGGAGAGATTGTAGTTGTTGTAGTAACAAAATTTAGTGTTGACCGAGTCACAGCGGGGACACTTCAAAGCCTGATGGCTGGGATGGCTGTGGGGCCGCAGCCTCCTATCTCCGCCCCCAAAGAACctaccaccaccaccgccgccGCCTCCTCCACC encodes:
- the LOC105162341 gene encoding alpha-1,4-glucan-protein synthase [UDP-forming] 1-like — protein: MAGQKAAPLLKDELDIVIPTIRNLDFLEMWRPFFESYHLIIVQDGDPSKTIKVPEGFDYELYNRNDINRILGPKASCISFKDSACRCFGYMVSKKKYIYTIDDDCFVAKNPSGEDINALEQHIKNLLSPSTPHFFNTLYDPYRDGADFVRGYPFSLREGVPTAVSHGLWLNIPDYDAPTQLVKPRERNTRYVDAVLTIPKGTIFPMCGMNLAFNRDLIGPAMYFGLMGDGQPIGRYDDMWAGWCTKVICDHLNLGVKTGLPYIWHSKASNPFVNLKKEYKGIYWQEEIIPFFQSVTLPKECTTVQQCYIELAKLVKAKLSSVDPYFTKLADAMVTWIEAWDELNPSGDKLPNGAAK
- the LOC105162349 gene encoding peptidyl-prolyl cis-trans isomerase E-like, with amino-acid sequence MNEGVQKNTLYVGGLAEEVNEHILHAAFIPFGDIKDVKTPLDHATQKHRSFGFVTFLEREDAAAAMDNMDGAELYGRVLTVNYALPERIKGGEHGWAAQPIWADADTWFERQQQEQEMQRLQAEQRAAMQAAEELHRKKMAEDRQGETEEADTNEDPMAKAEAEVLKQNAGA
- the LOC105162358 gene encoding dof zinc finger protein DOF5.4 → MQDIHAIGGGGGGGGGGGRFFGGGDRRLRPHSHPSHQALKCPRCDSVNTKFCYYNNYNLSQPRHFCKSCRRYWTKGGVLRNVPVGGGCRKTKRSKQKSSVAPSGEAQRERSSNAQSSSSESSSLTAATTAATPTSAMAEEGSAPSNTTSNSAVAYSFPDARFFNASPNFDHQPIVNQPRDGQIFTTEIGSFTTLMTSSSEMMGFGMGDIPTTSYSQAQEENPKPVSENPGPGLLGTAAVEELKMQEMTGGLNNAAATLDWGSCGGGGGGEDEGLFDLTAAIDPAYWSQHQWTDNDQSLNYLP